Proteins encoded together in one Dehalococcoidia bacterium window:
- a CDS encoding CoA-binding protein — protein MKDIVGQLDRAFNPRSVAVVGDKAEMGYMWLRSLATFQGRVYSVQIDEQEFPGIEALGVKNYPRLLDIPDEVDYVIVAVPRAIAPQIVKQCIQKKVGGAMLFTSGFAESNTEEGIRLQKTITEMACDANLNLIGPNCVGIFNPKIGLRHSIDQYSGYGGNVGFISQSGTHATFFTLVGEVNGIIISKSVSYGNAAVLDATDYLEYLGEDEDTNIIGIYIEGVKDGRRLFSSLMDVARRKPVLIWKGGETKEGTRATASHTASLAGQPLLWDTLIRQCGAIKVDNLDEMIDTIKALLYAKPTSGNRVGLVAMTGGQSVAITDAFARAGFDIPLLSEESYRKFASFFNTIGSSYRNPLDISSNLPHLERIIKCLDILSEDERIDAVVLDLPVVFLTRISWLIPGFFDDLIDALSHYKERSAKPLLAILISAYAESETIEARKKLVARGIPSFPSFERGANALKKAVAYYRSAVPQ, from the coding sequence TTGAAGGATATTGTTGGGCAGCTTGACCGTGCATTTAATCCCCGTTCTGTGGCGGTGGTGGGCGATAAGGCAGAGATGGGCTACATGTGGCTGAGGAGCCTAGCCACCTTTCAGGGAAGGGTTTACTCGGTTCAGATCGACGAGCAGGAGTTTCCGGGCATCGAAGCGCTGGGGGTGAAAAACTACCCCAGACTGCTGGACATCCCCGACGAAGTGGACTACGTAATCGTTGCTGTGCCCCGCGCCATAGCCCCCCAGATCGTTAAGCAATGTATCCAGAAGAAGGTTGGCGGGGCTATGCTCTTTACCTCGGGATTCGCCGAGTCGAATACCGAGGAGGGGATCAGGCTCCAAAAAACCATTACCGAGATGGCCTGTGATGCAAACCTAAACCTCATCGGGCCTAACTGCGTGGGTATCTTCAACCCAAAGATCGGGCTCAGGCATAGCATAGATCAATACTCCGGCTATGGCGGCAATGTGGGCTTTATCTCCCAGAGCGGCACCCATGCCACCTTCTTCACCCTGGTTGGAGAGGTCAACGGGATCATCATCTCCAAGTCAGTGAGCTATGGAAACGCCGCGGTTCTGGATGCCACAGACTATCTGGAGTATCTGGGTGAGGATGAGGATACCAATATAATAGGTATTTATATCGAGGGGGTGAAGGACGGGAGGCGACTCTTTTCCTCGCTGATGGATGTAGCCCGTCGTAAGCCGGTGCTCATCTGGAAGGGGGGGGAGACCAAGGAGGGAACCAGAGCCACGGCTTCACATACTGCCTCTTTAGCCGGGCAACCTCTCCTCTGGGATACCCTGATAAGGCAATGCGGGGCTATCAAGGTAGACAACCTCGATGAAATGATCGATACCATAAAGGCATTGCTTTACGCCAAGCCAACTAGCGGGAACAGGGTAGGACTGGTGGCCATGACCGGTGGTCAGTCCGTGGCGATTACTGATGCCTTCGCCAGGGCGGGGTTTGATATCCCTCTATTAAGTGAGGAGTCCTACCGTAAGTTTGCCTCCTTCTTCAATACCATCGGATCAAGCTATCGAAATCCACTCGATATAAGCTCCAATCTCCCTCACCTGGAGCGCATCATCAAATGTCTCGATATCCTAAGCGAAGATGAGAGGATCGACGCGGTAGTTCTGGATCTCCCGGTAGTTTTTCTGACACGTATCTCCTGGCTAATCCCCGGATTCTTCGACGATCTAATCGATGCCCTATCCCATTATAAAGAAAGGTCGGCTAAACCCCTGCTCGCCATACTTATCTCCGCTTACGCAGAGAGCGAGACCATTGAGGCGAGAAAGAAACTGGTGGCGAGGGGCATCCCCAGCTTCCCCAGCTTCGAGAGGGGAGCAAACGCTCTAAAGAAAGCCGTGGCGTATTACCGAAGCGCAGTCCCGCAATAA
- a CDS encoding acetate--CoA ligase family protein — MVIDEIIAAARKEARTSLTELESKQILKEVGINTTEIKLARTKEEAVSHSKELGFPVALKIVSPDILHKTDVGGVKLGLNNEDDVGNAYDGIISMIKKQEPAAKIQGVSVQPMARPATEVIIGMSKDPQFGPVLMFGLGGILVEVLKDVSFRIVPLTKRDAREMIREIKGYPILEGYRGQEPANIAVLEELLLKVSEFVDSRPEIAELDINPIFAYSDGALAIDARVILDP, encoded by the coding sequence ATGGTCATTGATGAAATAATCGCAGCAGCTAGAAAAGAGGCGAGGACATCCCTTACCGAGCTGGAATCGAAGCAAATCCTGAAAGAGGTCGGTATAAATACCACTGAGATAAAGCTCGCCCGAACTAAGGAGGAGGCGGTCTCCCACTCCAAGGAACTCGGCTTCCCCGTCGCTCTAAAAATAGTCTCCCCCGATATCCTGCATAAAACAGACGTCGGCGGGGTCAAACTGGGCCTGAATAATGAGGACGATGTTGGTAACGCCTATGACGGGATTATCTCCATGATAAAAAAGCAAGAGCCTGCAGCGAAAATCCAGGGCGTCTCGGTGCAGCCCATGGCAAGACCGGCTACAGAGGTCATCATTGGCATGAGCAAGGACCCTCAGTTCGGACCGGTGCTCATGTTCGGGCTGGGCGGTATCCTGGTGGAGGTGCTCAAGGATGTTTCTTTCAGAATCGTCCCGTTAACCAAGAGGGATGCCAGGGAGATGATCAGGGAGATAAAGGGTTACCCCATCCTTGAGGGCTATCGGGGGCAGGAGCCAGCCAATATCGCCGTACTGGAGGAGCTGCTGCTCAAGGTCTCCGAGTTTGTGGATAGCAGGCCGGAGATAGCGGAGCTGGATATCAACCCTATCTTTGCCTACAGCGACGGTGCCCTGGCTATCGATGCTCGGGTGATTCTTGATCCTTGA
- a CDS encoding radical SAM protein, producing the protein MAVYQELYRSGELGGRVERARDILKNCHLCPRRCRADRLSGERGMCRIASEVVVSSYGPHFGEEAPLVGISGSGTIFFSYCNLRCMFCQNYSISQLGQGRVATKREIAKMMLALEERGCHNINLVTPTHVVPQILEALEIAVGLGLSIPLVYNCGGYESVETLELLDGIVDIYMPDMKYSNERNARRFSGVKDYPEANRAAVKEMHRQVGDLQIDERGVARRGLLIRHLVLPSGVAGTEGVVSFIAEEISRNTYLNVMAQYYPAHRAFKLPALSSPLRNEEFLEAVDIARGHGLERLDGARSMARQV; encoded by the coding sequence ATGGCTGTCTACCAGGAGCTTTATCGCAGCGGGGAGCTTGGGGGGAGGGTGGAGCGTGCTCGCGATATCCTGAAAAACTGTCATCTCTGCCCCCGCCGTTGCCGAGCCGATCGCCTAAGCGGAGAGAGGGGAATGTGCCGCATCGCATCGGAGGTGGTGGTCTCAAGTTATGGGCCTCACTTTGGCGAAGAAGCGCCGCTGGTGGGCATAAGTGGCTCAGGTACGATATTCTTTAGCTACTGCAACCTTAGATGCATGTTCTGCCAGAACTACTCCATAAGCCAGTTGGGTCAGGGAAGGGTAGCTACCAAGAGGGAGATAGCAAAGATGATGCTCGCACTTGAGGAGCGGGGCTGCCACAACATAAACCTGGTTACCCCCACCCATGTAGTCCCGCAGATATTGGAGGCGCTCGAGATCGCGGTGGGACTGGGGCTCTCCATCCCACTGGTATATAACTGCGGCGGTTACGAGTCGGTGGAAACCCTGGAGCTGCTCGATGGCATTGTCGATATATACATGCCAGATATGAAGTATTCAAATGAGAGGAACGCCCGCCGGTTTTCAGGGGTTAAGGACTACCCTGAGGCGAACCGTGCCGCCGTTAAGGAGATGCATCGCCAGGTTGGTGACCTCCAGATAGATGAGCGAGGAGTAGCTAGGCGGGGTCTACTCATTCGTCACCTGGTTTTACCCAGCGGGGTCGCCGGAACCGAGGGGGTGGTCAGCTTCATCGCCGAGGAAATCTCAAGAAATACATATCTGAATGTAATGGCACAGTACTACCCTGCTCATCGTGCCTTTAAACTTCCTGCCCTTTCCAGCCCTCTGCGAAATGAAGAGTTTTTAGAGGCGGTAGACATCGCCCGCGGGCATGGGCTGGAGAGGCTGGATGGGGCTCGATCCATGGCAAGGCAGGTATAG